A genome region from Methylobacterium sp. FF17 includes the following:
- a CDS encoding histidine kinase dimerization/phosphoacceptor domain -containing protein has protein sequence MTRGDGTGLPANSPDYDALPAEQIAGIPQGVVRVDDRGYVRAANPAASSLLGKPTVQLEGRDFFRDLMPGADVPRGRGRFLAGVRRGHLDVAGRFALDRPAGPVSLEVRMVSGKPTKGSWIELRPAGQSSRRESIEGASVVERRERAEPVDVTACERELIHIPGSIQPDAVLLVVEPVGLGILAHSANMAEAFPKAGPSLLGRALESLLPEGFVACVRGALASGRLTDGQTVSDIVCLGQDGASTFHAVAHAHGGRLLVELEGAPDRPGDFGPSHPAGAGPAIARLRTARTVAEVAEATAREVRAVTGFESVLVYRFDTDWNGEAIAEDKVTDWSRSLLGLHFPASDIPAQARALYLRSRSRFVTDRDAEPVPILGDVTLAGTPVDLTFAQHRSLSPIHLEYQRNLGVNGSMSASIIVDGALWGLLIGHHRRPHYVPPEARAVAGILAETLAMRVQEIEGRRLWEAQQAHLAAEGRLVRQLTRSDDYVAALTAGETTMLDLFEAEGAAVVSSDAVTLVGRAPEPEALLALRDWLLSARPQAEAGFSTHALPAAYPPALAYANRASGLVAVFVDEARQNLLLWFRPEVPSTVSWGGDPRKPVTPGSGAAPVLPRRSFERWIEERQGMSRPWAEWQMSFAASLAQVVEGVALRQRRTIVELTGLLADKEKALEQKDVLSREIDHRVKNSLQIVSAFLLMQQRQTKDPDAKQAFAETSARVMSVARVHDSLYQAENVEEVDLGQTIENLCRDLSGMAGDGHTVGITADSGVMVPYRKAVALSLIATELVTNAFKYASTEGGGGHIAVSVSDQGGGRVRVRVCDDGEGLPEGWAERKPKGTGLGMKLVRAMLDQIDATLEVANAPGACFTVHA, from the coding sequence ATGACGAGAGGTGACGGCACGGGCTTGCCGGCCAACAGTCCGGATTACGATGCCCTCCCAGCGGAGCAGATCGCCGGCATCCCGCAAGGCGTCGTCCGGGTCGACGACAGGGGCTACGTGCGCGCCGCAAACCCAGCCGCGTCAAGCCTCCTCGGTAAACCGACCGTACAGCTCGAAGGCCGGGACTTTTTCCGGGACCTTATGCCGGGTGCCGACGTACCGCGCGGACGGGGGCGCTTCCTCGCAGGCGTCCGTCGTGGGCATCTCGACGTCGCCGGTCGCTTCGCCCTTGACCGTCCCGCCGGTCCGGTCAGCCTCGAAGTTCGCATGGTGTCGGGCAAGCCGACGAAGGGGTCCTGGATCGAGCTCAGACCGGCCGGGCAATCCTCCCGCCGCGAGAGCATCGAGGGCGCCTCCGTCGTCGAGCGTCGCGAACGCGCGGAGCCGGTGGACGTCACCGCCTGCGAACGCGAGCTGATCCATATCCCGGGTTCGATACAGCCCGACGCCGTCCTCCTGGTCGTCGAGCCGGTCGGCCTCGGGATCCTGGCACATAGCGCCAACATGGCCGAGGCGTTCCCGAAGGCGGGCCCATCCCTGCTCGGTCGCGCGCTCGAAAGCCTCCTTCCTGAAGGGTTCGTGGCCTGCGTCCGCGGGGCCCTGGCGTCAGGACGGCTGACCGACGGACAGACCGTCTCTGATATCGTGTGCCTTGGGCAGGACGGCGCATCCACCTTCCACGCCGTCGCGCATGCTCATGGCGGACGCCTCCTGGTCGAGCTGGAGGGAGCCCCGGACCGACCCGGCGACTTCGGACCCTCGCATCCGGCTGGCGCCGGACCCGCGATTGCCCGGCTACGCACGGCGCGGACCGTCGCCGAGGTGGCCGAGGCGACCGCGCGCGAGGTCCGGGCGGTCACCGGCTTCGAAAGCGTCCTCGTCTACAGATTCGACACCGATTGGAACGGTGAGGCCATCGCCGAGGACAAGGTCACGGACTGGTCGCGCTCCCTCCTTGGCCTGCATTTCCCGGCCTCAGACATCCCAGCCCAGGCCCGCGCCCTCTACCTGCGCTCGCGAAGCCGCTTCGTAACCGACCGGGACGCGGAGCCCGTGCCGATCCTCGGGGACGTTACCTTGGCCGGGACCCCGGTCGACCTTACGTTCGCGCAGCACCGCTCGCTGTCGCCCATCCACCTGGAGTACCAGCGCAACCTTGGCGTCAACGGCTCGATGTCGGCCTCCATCATCGTGGACGGGGCGCTGTGGGGCCTGCTGATCGGACACCATCGCCGCCCGCACTACGTACCTCCTGAGGCTCGGGCCGTTGCCGGCATCCTGGCGGAGACGCTTGCCATGCGGGTACAGGAGATCGAGGGGCGGCGCCTCTGGGAGGCTCAGCAAGCCCACCTCGCCGCCGAGGGGCGCTTGGTGCGCCAGCTGACCCGGTCCGACGACTACGTGGCTGCGCTGACGGCCGGTGAGACCACGATGCTCGACCTGTTCGAGGCGGAAGGGGCCGCCGTGGTCTCAAGCGATGCCGTCACCCTGGTCGGCAGGGCGCCGGAGCCGGAGGCGTTGCTTGCTCTCCGGGACTGGCTTCTCAGCGCAAGGCCGCAAGCGGAGGCCGGCTTCAGCACCCACGCGCTTCCCGCCGCGTACCCGCCGGCCCTGGCCTATGCGAACCGTGCAAGTGGACTTGTTGCGGTCTTCGTCGACGAGGCGCGGCAAAACCTGCTGCTGTGGTTTCGGCCCGAGGTGCCAAGTACGGTGTCCTGGGGCGGCGACCCCCGCAAGCCCGTGACGCCCGGCAGCGGGGCGGCCCCGGTCCTGCCGCGGCGGTCGTTCGAGCGCTGGATCGAGGAACGCCAAGGCATGTCGAGGCCCTGGGCGGAGTGGCAGATGTCCTTCGCCGCTTCCCTCGCGCAGGTCGTCGAGGGCGTCGCGCTCCGCCAGCGCCGCACCATCGTCGAGCTCACGGGACTGCTGGCGGATAAGGAGAAGGCACTGGAGCAGAAGGACGTGCTGAGCCGGGAGATCGACCACCGGGTAAAGAACTCCCTCCAAATCGTCTCGGCATTCCTGCTGATGCAGCAGCGCCAGACTAAGGACCCGGACGCCAAGCAGGCGTTCGCTGAGACGTCCGCCCGCGTGATGAGCGTCGCGCGCGTCCACGACAGCCTCTACCAGGCCGAGAACGTCGAGGAGGTGGACCTCGGCCAGACCATCGAGAACCTGTGCCGTGACCTGTCCGGGATGGCGGGCGACGGCCACACCGTCGGCATCACCGCCGACTCCGGGGTTATGGTGCCCTATCGCAAGGCGGTGGCGCTCTCGCTGATCGCGACCGAGCTCGTCACCAACGCCTTCAAGTACGCCTCGACCGAAGGCGGCGGGGGGCACATCGCGGTCAGTGTCAGCGACCAAGGCGGCGGCCGTGTGCGGGTCCGTGTCTGCGACGACGGCGAGGGCCTGCCAGAGGGCTGGGCTGAGCGGAAGCCGAAAGGTACGGGCCTCGGGATGAAGCTCGTGCGCGCCATGCTCGACCAGATCGACGCGACGCTTGAGGTGGCGAATGCCCCGGGGGCCTGCTTCACCGTCCATGCCTGA
- a CDS encoding site-specific integrase: MIPLDEARPYLLAASYVTKSSTGPITRRGPAIVALAYGCGLQPAEILCLKGRHWRPGGVDVLDVDMVGMTIDSAPIRTRHRRLPIPPHVRTLVEAYMGVSRMPVRDEPIFRDADCSEATMGSLITQLRNPGRRTGQTSPLPPSPLPSRPR; this comes from the coding sequence ATGATCCCCCTGGACGAGGCCCGTCCTTACCTTTTGGCGGCCAGCTACGTCACGAAATCGTCGACGGGCCCCATCACGCGGCGTGGCCCGGCAATCGTCGCCTTGGCTTACGGGTGCGGGCTCCAGCCGGCCGAGATCCTCTGTCTGAAAGGGCGACATTGGCGCCCGGGCGGGGTGGACGTCCTGGATGTCGACATGGTCGGCATGACCATCGACAGCGCTCCCATCCGCACCCGACATCGCCGGTTGCCGATCCCGCCGCACGTGAGGACGCTGGTGGAGGCCTATATGGGCGTCTCGCGGATGCCGGTGAGGGACGAGCCGATCTTTCGGGATGCCGATTGCAGCGAGGCCACCATGGGGAGCCTGATAACTCAGTTGCGAAACCCCGGCCGTCGAACGGGGCAAACCTCACCGCTGCCGCCTTCGCCGCTGCCTTCGCGACCTCGGTGA
- a CDS encoding DUF4149 domain-containing protein has translation MTMLSQAAILLTALLFGGMVLYSFGFASFLFSALPADAAGPLLRRAFPHFYVFVIGCAFADAALTATLDGTSALILGLIAATALLTRQILVPAINAATDMGSRRRFGVLHTGSVLITLAHIAGSAAVILRLSA, from the coding sequence ATGACGATGCTCTCACAAGCGGCTATCCTGCTGACAGCCCTCCTGTTCGGTGGGATGGTCCTGTACTCGTTCGGGTTCGCCTCGTTCCTGTTCAGCGCCCTTCCCGCCGACGCGGCAGGCCCACTCCTGCGCCGGGCCTTCCCTCACTTTTACGTTTTCGTCATAGGATGCGCTTTCGCCGACGCGGCGTTGACAGCCACTCTCGATGGGACCTCCGCCCTCATCCTTGGGCTCATCGCCGCCACGGCACTCCTCACGCGCCAGATCCTCGTGCCAGCTATCAACGCTGCGACCGACATGGGTAGTCGTCGACGCTTCGGCGTGCTTCATACCGGCTCGGTCCTGATCACCCTGGCCCACATAGCCGGCTCGGCTGCGGTGATCCTGAGGCTTTCCGCCTAG
- a CDS encoding c-type cytochrome → MRNPIIGAAFALLLPTFSAQAQDAAAGEKAFTACKACHAFGKNGVGPNLTGVVGRKAASVEGYNYSTALKESGITWDEANLKEWLIGPAANKVKGTKMVYQGLKDDKKVADVIAYLATMK, encoded by the coding sequence ATGCGTAATCCGATCATCGGCGCCGCCTTCGCACTGCTCCTTCCTACTTTCTCCGCGCAGGCCCAGGATGCGGCAGCTGGCGAGAAGGCATTCACGGCCTGCAAGGCCTGCCACGCCTTCGGCAAGAACGGCGTGGGCCCAAACCTGACCGGCGTCGTCGGACGCAAGGCCGCGTCCGTAGAGGGGTACAACTATTCGACCGCGCTCAAGGAGTCAGGCATCACCTGGGACGAGGCTAATCTGAAGGAATGGCTGATTGGGCCTGCGGCCAACAAGGTGAAGGGCACCAAGATGGTCTACCAGGGCCTCAAGGACGACAAGAAGGTCGCGGACGTCATCGCCTACTTGGCAACGATGAAGTAG
- a CDS encoding PepSY-associated TM helix domain-containing protein, producing MSQSLQGDATAFRAVAAARPMQDAVYRAVWRWHFYAGLLCLPFLILLSATGSLYLFKDEVNASLFAYRTTVAAQTGQPLSADVLLFNASEAVPTAVPVSLTDPVDPSASAVVTMAEGPRKILVYLNPYDGSVLDRVARDDEFMMVLRRLHSLAYFGPVANGIIEVVAGFTIILVLTGIYLLWPRQQGGGVVSVRGTPRKRVWWRDLHAVTGLVAGAGIFFLALTGLPWSVWWGQQLRTWSNEAGVGQPSALWANKPVSNVPMQEMLTPTGWAMEDAPVPLSQPANIPAIGLAGAVEILRGLGMPRGFEVSLPSGDTGVYAAAAYPKDVTGQRMISLDQYTGKPLVDVRFGDLGGVARAIQYGIGIHKGEHWGRANQFAMLAFCLATILLAVTAATMWWKRRPAGRLGVPPWPRDRRVAAGVTLIVLVLGALFPMTGLAILAMLLLDLGMQALRTQART from the coding sequence ATGTCTCAGTCCCTTCAGGGTGACGCGACGGCCTTCCGCGCCGTGGCTGCGGCCCGCCCGATGCAGGATGCCGTCTATCGCGCCGTCTGGCGCTGGCATTTCTATGCCGGCCTGCTCTGCCTGCCCTTCCTGATCCTGCTCTCCGCGACCGGCTCGCTCTACCTGTTCAAGGACGAGGTCAACGCATCCTTGTTCGCGTACCGGACCACGGTCGCCGCGCAGACGGGTCAGCCCCTGAGTGCAGACGTTCTGCTGTTCAACGCCTCCGAGGCCGTACCCACCGCCGTGCCGGTCTCACTGACCGACCCCGTCGATCCGTCCGCGTCCGCGGTCGTGACGATGGCCGAGGGACCCCGCAAGATCCTGGTCTACCTGAACCCGTATGACGGCTCGGTGCTCGACCGGGTGGCGCGTGACGACGAATTCATGATGGTGTTGCGGCGCCTGCACAGCCTCGCCTACTTTGGACCGGTGGCCAACGGCATCATCGAGGTTGTGGCCGGGTTCACCATCATCCTGGTCCTGACGGGCATCTATCTCTTGTGGCCACGTCAGCAGGGCGGCGGGGTCGTGAGCGTCCGGGGGACACCGCGCAAGCGCGTCTGGTGGCGGGACCTGCATGCCGTCACGGGCTTGGTCGCCGGTGCCGGTATCTTCTTCCTCGCCCTGACCGGGCTGCCATGGTCGGTCTGGTGGGGCCAGCAACTGCGCACTTGGTCCAACGAGGCCGGCGTGGGGCAGCCCAGCGCCCTCTGGGCCAACAAGCCCGTCTCGAACGTGCCCATGCAGGAGATGCTCACCCCAACTGGGTGGGCGATGGAGGACGCCCCGGTGCCCCTCTCGCAACCGGCCAACATCCCCGCCATCGGGCTCGCGGGTGCCGTGGAGATCCTTCGGGGCCTTGGGATGCCACGTGGCTTTGAGGTCTCCCTGCCGTCAGGGGACACCGGCGTCTACGCCGCGGCCGCCTACCCGAAGGATGTAACGGGGCAGCGGATGATCTCCCTCGACCAATACACCGGCAAGCCGCTGGTCGACGTCCGGTTCGGGGACCTGGGCGGCGTTGCCCGTGCGATCCAGTATGGAATCGGCATCCACAAGGGCGAGCACTGGGGCCGGGCCAACCAGTTTGCGATGCTGGCCTTCTGCCTAGCGACCATCCTGCTCGCGGTCACCGCCGCGACGATGTGGTGGAAGCGGCGTCCGGCGGGTCGCCTCGGCGTACCGCCGTGGCCGCGCGACCGGCGGGTCGCTGCTGGCGTGACCCTGATCGTGCTTGTCCTCGGGGCCCTGTTCCCAATGACCGGGCTCGCCATCCTCGCCATGCTCCTGCTCGACCTCGGCATGCAGGCGCTGCGAACGCAGGCAAGGACCTGA
- a CDS encoding ferritin-like domain-containing protein translates to MASTDIGTIYAGALRNTRALEKQGLEQMERQLSGLERYPDYAAVLRRHVETTKAQIDRLDKALAAVGESSSSLKETVTSVAGSIGAAVHAIAQDETLKNLYAGYAYQYDQVAAYRSLAIIAERAGKTDQVSGFHTAAEEEVKVAEEIAGLIEPVTKTYLDLTLSGAKADS, encoded by the coding sequence ATGGCCAGCACGGATATCGGCACGATCTACGCGGGAGCACTTCGGAATACGCGCGCTCTGGAGAAGCAGGGGCTGGAGCAGATGGAGCGACAGCTTTCCGGATTGGAGCGCTATCCCGACTACGCCGCGGTCCTACGCCGTCACGTCGAGACCACGAAGGCGCAGATCGACCGCCTAGACAAAGCGCTGGCCGCCGTCGGCGAAAGCTCCTCGTCGCTCAAGGAGACGGTCACCAGCGTCGCCGGCTCCATCGGGGCAGCGGTCCATGCCATCGCCCAGGACGAGACCCTGAAGAACCTCTACGCGGGTTACGCCTATCAGTACGACCAGGTGGCGGCTTACCGCTCCCTGGCCATTATCGCGGAGCGGGCCGGCAAGACCGATCAGGTCTCAGGCTTCCACACCGCGGCCGAGGAAGAGGTGAAGGTCGCCGAGGAGATCGCCGGCCTGATCGAGCCGGTCACGAAGACCTACCTCGACCTCACCCTCAGCGGCGCCAAGGCCGATAGCTAA